From Chryseobacterium shandongense, the proteins below share one genomic window:
- a CDS encoding TatD family hydrolase yields MNFFDFHHHRKDISFGIYNLDNNSIPTDVPYSIGIHPKDIDINSIEEQFSWLESNISGNCIAIGECGLDSFAETDLKTQEDVFLRQIKISNAVKKPIIIHCVRKFYEVISFKKYAERPMIIHGFNKKENIAKDLLKNNFYLSFGKAVLYNLSLQNTLKITPLNKIFLETDNDNFDIRDLYFKAAEIKNISPESLYKQILENLETIQNG; encoded by the coding sequence ATGAATTTTTTTGATTTTCATCATCACAGGAAAGATATATCTTTCGGGATTTACAATCTGGATAATAATAGCATCCCGACAGATGTTCCCTATTCTATCGGGATTCATCCTAAGGATATTGACATTAACAGTATTGAAGAGCAATTCAGCTGGCTGGAATCAAATATTTCCGGAAATTGTATTGCCATTGGCGAATGCGGACTAGATTCTTTCGCAGAGACTGATCTGAAAACTCAGGAAGATGTTTTTTTGAGGCAGATAAAAATTTCTAATGCCGTTAAAAAGCCGATAATTATCCATTGCGTGAGAAAATTTTATGAAGTGATTTCTTTTAAAAAGTATGCTGAACGGCCTATGATCATACATGGTTTTAATAAAAAAGAAAACATTGCCAAAGATCTGCTTAAAAATAATTTTTACCTGAGTTTTGGAAAAGCGGTTTTGTATAATTTATCTTTGCAAAATACTTTGAAAATTACTCCTTTAAACAAAATCTTTTTAGAGACCGATAATGACAATTTCGATATCAGAGATTTGTATTTTAAAGCTGCGGAAATAAAAAATATTTCGCCGGAGAGTTTATATAAACAAATTTTAGAAAATTTAGAGACAATACAAAATGGATAA
- a CDS encoding sigma-54 interaction domain-containing protein, whose translation MSNELQNIKNRFGIIGNFPALNRALEKAIQVAPTDISVLVIGESGVGKEFIPKIIHSESKRKHQPYIVVNCGAIPEGTIDSELFGHEKGAFTGATATRKGYFEVADAGTIFLDEVGELPLQTQVRLLRVLESGEFMKVGSSQVQKTNVRIVAATNVNMMKAIQDGRFREDLFYRLNTVQIDMPPLRERKGDIHLLFRKFAIDFAEKYRMPELELEPGAVHYIENYTFPGNVRQLRNLVEQMTVVERNRLVTPEKLAEYIPMESHLPMVVNTPTNQKQSDFGSEREIMYKILFDMRNDINDLKSLTSELIKNRGTSDLSNHEKNLINRIYTPENQQNVAPNSLLYFESKNNDSPVIQNPTIISGQDDSYEDVEDIEIEEHKPESLSLQNNEKDLIIKALEKHKGRRNKAADELGISQRTLYRKIKQYNLEE comes from the coding sequence ATGAGCAACGAGCTTCAAAATATAAAAAACCGTTTCGGAATTATCGGGAACTTTCCGGCCTTAAACCGTGCTTTGGAAAAGGCCATTCAGGTAGCACCAACAGACATATCCGTTCTTGTGATCGGGGAAAGTGGTGTCGGGAAAGAATTTATTCCTAAAATTATTCATTCAGAATCCAAAAGAAAACATCAACCTTACATTGTGGTTAACTGCGGAGCGATTCCCGAGGGAACCATTGATTCCGAATTATTCGGGCACGAAAAAGGAGCATTTACCGGTGCTACGGCAACCAGAAAAGGATATTTCGAGGTGGCAGACGCGGGAACCATCTTCCTTGATGAGGTGGGAGAATTACCACTACAAACACAAGTGCGTCTGTTAAGAGTACTGGAAAGCGGAGAATTCATGAAGGTAGGATCTTCTCAGGTTCAGAAAACAAATGTGAGAATTGTTGCCGCAACCAATGTTAATATGATGAAGGCTATTCAGGACGGAAGATTCCGGGAGGACCTTTTTTATCGTTTAAATACAGTGCAAATCGATATGCCGCCTTTGAGAGAAAGAAAAGGAGATATCCATCTGCTGTTCAGAAAATTTGCCATCGATTTTGCCGAGAAATACAGAATGCCGGAGCTGGAGCTGGAACCCGGAGCTGTACATTATATCGAAAATTATACATTCCCCGGAAATGTGCGGCAGCTCAGAAATCTTGTTGAGCAAATGACCGTTGTGGAAAGAAACAGACTTGTTACCCCAGAGAAACTGGCAGAATATATTCCTATGGAATCTCATCTTCCGATGGTTGTAAATACGCCAACTAATCAAAAACAAAGCGATTTTGGTAGCGAAAGGGAAATTATGTATAAAATTCTCTTTGATATGAGAAACGATATTAATGATTTAAAATCCTTAACTTCGGAATTGATAAAAAACCGCGGTACATCTGATCTGAGCAATCATGAAAAAAATCTGATCAACAGGATTTATACCCCTGAAAACCAGCAGAATGTTGCGCCAAATTCGTTATTGTATTTTGAGAGTAAAAATAATGATTCACCGGTTATCCAGAATCCTACCATCATTTCCGGGCAGGACGACAGCTATGAAGATGTGGAAGATATAGAAATTGAAGAACACAAACCGGAATCCTTATCCCTTCAGAATAATGAAAAGGATTTGATCATTAAAGCATTGGAAAAACATAAAGGAAGAAGAAACAAAGCAGCAGATGAATTGGGGATTTCCCAAAGAACGCTGTATAGAAAAATAAAACAATATAATTTAGAAGAATAA
- the miaB gene encoding tRNA (N6-isopentenyl adenosine(37)-C2)-methylthiotransferase MiaB: MQEKYIDETKQGEAFAIAEKDGNSKKLFLESYGCQMNFSDSEIVASILNEQGYNTTLKVEEADLILLNTCSIREKAEQTVRMRLSQFKNLKKEKPNMTVGVLGCMAERLKTKFLEEEQLVDLVVGPDAYRDLPNLLKETEDGRDAINVILSKEETYADINPVRLGGNGVTAYVTITRGCDNMCTFCVVPFTRGRERSRDPHSILEECRSLWENGYKEITLLGQNVDSYLWYGGGPKKDFVKASEMQKATAVNFAQLLDLVAKAVPQMRIRFSTSNPQDMSLDVFRMMAKHENICKYVHLPVQSGSNNMLLAMNRQHTREEYLDLIKKAKEIVPEVAFSQDMIVGFCNETEEDHQDTLSLMREVEYDYGYMFAYSERPGTPAHKKMEDNIPADVKQRRLAEVIALQGELSRKRMKSYVGRVHQILIEGTSKKNENQWKGRNSQNAVCVFNKLEGQKIGDLVDVFVFDNTQGTILGETVK, translated from the coding sequence GTGCAGGAAAAATATATAGACGAAACAAAACAGGGAGAAGCTTTTGCTATTGCCGAAAAAGATGGAAACTCAAAGAAATTATTCTTGGAGAGCTATGGATGTCAGATGAACTTCTCTGACTCTGAAATCGTAGCATCCATCCTTAATGAACAGGGTTATAATACGACGCTTAAAGTTGAAGAAGCAGATCTTATTCTTCTCAATACATGTTCTATCCGTGAAAAGGCAGAACAGACCGTAAGAATGCGTCTTTCTCAATTCAAAAACCTGAAAAAAGAAAAACCAAACATGACGGTTGGAGTATTAGGCTGCATGGCAGAAAGGCTTAAAACAAAGTTCCTAGAAGAAGAACAATTGGTAGACCTTGTTGTGGGACCCGATGCATACAGAGATTTACCCAATCTTTTGAAAGAGACCGAAGACGGAAGAGATGCCATCAACGTCATCCTTTCTAAAGAAGAAACATATGCGGATATCAATCCTGTCCGTTTGGGAGGAAATGGTGTCACCGCTTACGTTACCATTACCAGAGGCTGCGATAATATGTGTACTTTCTGCGTCGTTCCTTTCACCAGAGGACGAGAAAGAAGCCGCGATCCACATTCAATTTTAGAAGAATGCAGAAGTCTTTGGGAAAACGGATATAAAGAAATAACGCTTTTAGGGCAAAATGTAGATTCCTACCTTTGGTACGGAGGCGGCCCGAAAAAAGATTTCGTCAAAGCATCTGAAATGCAGAAAGCTACGGCTGTAAATTTTGCTCAATTATTAGATTTGGTAGCAAAAGCGGTACCTCAGATGAGAATTCGTTTTTCAACCTCCAATCCACAGGATATGAGCCTTGACGTTTTCAGAATGATGGCAAAGCATGAAAATATCTGCAAATATGTTCATTTACCGGTTCAAAGCGGAAGCAACAATATGCTTTTGGCAATGAACAGACAACATACCCGCGAAGAATATTTAGATTTAATTAAAAAAGCCAAAGAAATCGTTCCTGAAGTTGCTTTTTCTCAGGATATGATCGTTGGTTTCTGTAATGAAACGGAGGAAGATCATCAGGATACATTGAGCCTTATGAGAGAAGTAGAGTATGACTACGGTTATATGTTTGCCTACTCGGAAAGACCGGGAACGCCTGCTCACAAAAAAATGGAAGACAATATTCCGGCTGATGTTAAACAGAGACGTTTGGCGGAAGTCATTGCTTTACAGGGCGAATTGTCCAGAAAAAGAATGAAGTCCTATGTAGGTAGAGTGCATCAGATTTTAATTGAAGGAACTTCCAAAAAGAACGAAAACCAATGGAAAGGAAGGAATTCCCAGAATGCGGTTTGCGTTTTCAATAAGCTGGAAGGACAGAAAATTGGTGATCTGGTGGATGTTTTTGTTTTTGATAACACACAAGGCACAATTTTAGGGGAAACGGTAAAGTAG
- the bamD gene encoding outer membrane protein assembly factor BamD: MKKYILGLFAVAVVASCVSNQERAMKSADKNLILKTANDNFAKKKWKNALALYDRLANLVAGTDDFPNVAFNTAYANYYDKNFRLAGNQFKNFAVNFPKDPRAEEAAYMAALCYYEGSMDYNLDQSTTQSAITELQEFLNNYPNSERSKNINTLIDELSYKLEFKAYENARQYFKMGEYKAANVALENVLEDFPSTKLRPQIYDYIIKSRYELATKSVYDLKDERIESALAFTRQIEKEMPNTELAKTALDIREKLEKEKKDFVVVKKQTEAKIAALTERQKKLQAQTDEKLKTEQQMKDQVEAEKKAMQIQRDSAAINTPPPAATFKIQR; the protein is encoded by the coding sequence ATGAAAAAATATATTTTAGGTCTTTTTGCTGTAGCTGTCGTAGCATCGTGCGTGAGCAATCAGGAAAGAGCAATGAAAAGTGCGGATAAAAATCTCATCTTAAAAACCGCCAATGACAATTTTGCCAAAAAGAAATGGAAAAATGCATTGGCTCTTTACGACAGGCTTGCCAATCTGGTGGCAGGAACGGACGATTTTCCAAATGTTGCGTTCAATACGGCTTATGCCAACTATTATGATAAAAATTTCAGATTGGCCGGAAATCAGTTTAAGAACTTTGCGGTGAATTTTCCTAAGGATCCTAGAGCTGAAGAAGCAGCATATATGGCCGCTTTATGTTATTATGAAGGTTCTATGGATTACAACCTGGATCAGTCTACCACACAGTCTGCCATTACAGAGCTTCAGGAATTCTTAAATAATTATCCGAACTCTGAAAGATCCAAAAATATCAATACCCTGATTGATGAACTGTCTTATAAGCTTGAATTTAAAGCGTATGAAAATGCAAGACAATACTTCAAAATGGGAGAATATAAAGCGGCTAACGTAGCTCTGGAAAACGTTCTGGAAGATTTTCCGAGTACCAAACTTCGCCCGCAGATCTATGATTATATCATAAAATCTCGTTATGAACTGGCTACAAAATCTGTTTACGATCTGAAAGATGAGCGGATTGAAAGCGCGCTGGCATTCACCAGACAGATCGAAAAAGAAATGCCGAATACTGAGCTTGCTAAAACAGCATTAGATATCAGAGAAAAACTTGAGAAAGAAAAGAAAGATTTCGTTGTTGTTAAAAAACAGACTGAAGCAAAAATTGCCGCATTAACGGAAAGACAGAAAAAGCTTCAGGCACAGACTGATGAAAAGCTTAAAACAGAGCAGCAGATGAAGGATCAGGTAGAAGCTGAAAAGAAAGCAATGCAGATCCAGAGGGATAGTGCAGCAATTAATACACCTCCGCCTGCAGCCACTTTCAAAATTCAAAGATAA
- a CDS encoding tRNA threonylcarbamoyladenosine dehydratase, with amino-acid sequence MDKYWLERTELLIKEEGLEKLINASVLVVGLGGVGSFAAEFLARAGVGNMTIVDGDTVDITNINRQLPALHSTVGKHKVEVVGERLLDINPKLNLTKINEFLNPERMDQILDEGKFDYILDCIDSLTPKLKLLIAARRRKIKVVSSMGAGGKTDPSKVMVRDISKSHNCYLAKQVRKRLKKEKINKGIRCVFSNEIQKEESLKMTDGTNYKRSFYGTVSYIPAIFGLYAAAEVINHLVKKG; translated from the coding sequence ATGGATAAATACTGGTTGGAAAGAACGGAGCTTCTGATCAAGGAGGAAGGCCTGGAAAAGCTGATAAATGCAAGTGTACTGGTTGTAGGTTTAGGAGGTGTCGGCTCTTTTGCCGCAGAATTTCTAGCAAGAGCCGGAGTTGGCAATATGACGATCGTGGACGGCGATACGGTAGACATTACAAATATCAACAGGCAGCTTCCCGCCTTGCATTCAACTGTCGGAAAACATAAAGTGGAAGTGGTGGGAGAAAGACTTTTAGACATCAATCCCAAGCTGAATTTAACCAAAATCAATGAATTCCTTAACCCTGAAAGAATGGACCAAATTCTTGATGAGGGAAAATTTGATTATATCCTTGACTGTATCGACAGTCTAACGCCAAAGCTGAAGCTTTTGATTGCTGCAAGAAGAAGAAAAATAAAAGTAGTAAGCTCCATGGGAGCCGGCGGAAAGACTGACCCAAGCAAGGTTATGGTAAGGGATATCAGCAAAAGCCATAACTGCTACCTTGCTAAACAGGTTCGAAAAAGGCTGAAAAAGGAGAAAATTAACAAAGGAATCCGCTGTGTTTTTTCTAATGAGATCCAAAAAGAGGAAAGTTTAAAAATGACCGACGGAACCAATTACAAAAGGTCTTTTTACGGGACCGTCAGCTATATTCCTGCGATTTTCGGATTGTATGCAGCAGCGGAAGTAATTAATCATCTTGTAAAAAAGGGTTAG
- the coaBC gene encoding bifunctional phosphopantothenoylcysteine decarboxylase/phosphopantothenate--cysteine ligase CoaBC, translating to MSLSGKKILIAISGGIAAYKIHFLIRDLIKKGAEVQAIMTPDAEHFVTKLSISTLSKKPVYSDFYSDNGTWNSHVEMALWADVMIIAPCTANTLSKMVHGMCDNLVIATYMSAKCQVFIAPAMDLDMYAHPSTKRNLELAESFGHIVIPAETGELASGLSGQGRMSEPATIAKVIEDFFEINTKKTLEGNTILITAGPTYEAIDPVRFIGNHSSGKMGFSLAEEASRRGAKVILISGPSSEKISNKNIELHKVTSAKEMLAKVFEFYDTADIGIASAAVADYAPKEVAKEKIKKNDENLTIELVKNPDILKAMGEKKTRQFLVGFALETQNEEENAKAKLEKKNLDMIVLNSLRDEGAGFKNDTNKIKIFTKTEKKEFDLKSKEDVAKDILDCIEAQLLK from the coding sequence ATGAGTCTTTCCGGGAAAAAAATTCTCATCGCAATTTCTGGAGGAATTGCTGCATACAAAATTCACTTTCTGATCAGGGATCTTATTAAAAAAGGAGCAGAAGTACAGGCTATTATGACGCCTGATGCTGAACATTTTGTAACCAAGCTGAGTATTTCCACACTCTCCAAAAAACCGGTGTACTCAGATTTCTACAGTGACAACGGAACCTGGAACAGCCATGTGGAAATGGCATTGTGGGCAGATGTGATGATTATTGCTCCTTGTACCGCAAATACTCTTTCTAAAATGGTTCACGGCATGTGCGATAACCTCGTTATTGCCACTTATATGTCTGCAAAATGCCAGGTTTTTATTGCCCCTGCAATGGATCTTGATATGTATGCGCACCCTTCAACCAAAAGGAATCTCGAACTGGCGGAAAGCTTTGGGCATATTGTAATTCCTGCCGAAACCGGCGAACTGGCAAGTGGACTGAGCGGACAGGGAAGAATGTCTGAACCAGCCACAATTGCTAAAGTAATAGAAGATTTTTTTGAGATAAATACTAAAAAAACACTCGAAGGAAACACAATTTTAATAACGGCGGGACCTACCTACGAAGCAATTGATCCTGTACGGTTCATAGGAAATCATTCATCGGGAAAAATGGGGTTTTCTCTTGCAGAAGAAGCTTCAAGAAGGGGCGCGAAAGTTATCTTGATTTCGGGGCCGAGTTCTGAAAAAATCAGCAATAAAAATATTGAGCTGCATAAAGTGACTTCAGCCAAAGAGATGCTGGCAAAAGTCTTTGAATTTTATGATACGGCAGATATTGGAATCGCCAGCGCAGCAGTTGCAGATTATGCACCCAAGGAAGTAGCAAAGGAGAAAATTAAAAAGAATGACGAAAATTTAACCATTGAGTTAGTTAAAAATCCCGACATCCTTAAAGCGATGGGTGAGAAGAAAACCAGGCAGTTTTTGGTGGGCTTCGCATTGGAAACTCAGAATGAAGAAGAAAATGCCAAAGCCAAACTTGAAAAGAAAAATCTGGATATGATCGTGCTGAATTCCCTTCGTGATGAAGGCGCCGGATTTAAGAATGATACCAATAAAATTAAAATATTTACCAAGACGGAAAAGAAGGAATTTGATCTGAAATCTAAAGAGGATGTTGCTAAAGATATTCTGGATTGTATTGAAGCCCAACTTTTAAAATAA
- a CDS encoding DNA-directed RNA polymerase subunit omega has protein sequence MSVKDTKAEVNTITYDKDKIEDKVGSIYEAIVIMGKRAEQINAEIRTELHNKLDEFAVHNSTLEEVFENREQIEISKHYEKLPKPTSIAIEEWLNEDIYFRKTEERK, from the coding sequence ATGAGTGTAAAAGATACAAAAGCAGAAGTTAATACCATTACTTACGATAAGGATAAGATTGAAGACAAAGTAGGCTCAATCTACGAAGCGATTGTTATCATGGGAAAAAGAGCAGAACAGATCAACGCTGAAATCCGTACGGAACTTCATAACAAGCTTGACGAGTTTGCTGTTCACAATTCTACATTAGAAGAAGTTTTCGAAAACAGAGAGCAGATCGAAATCTCAAAACATTACGAAAAACTGCCAAAGCCAACTTCCATTGCTATTGAAGAATGGCTTAACGAAGATATTTACTTCAGAAAGACGGAAGAAAGAAAATAA
- a CDS encoding PDDEXK nuclease domain-containing protein, giving the protein MKDLQNTQLLQNISSLLDNARKKVAVAVNQTIVLTYYEIGRMIVEDEQNGENRAEYGKAVLKDLSLHLTEKFGKGFSVENLDRMRFFYKTYSEQISSTLLTNSSNIIQQTTSVNFNLSWSHYLKLMRIKDINERKFYEIESYKNNWSLRELQRQYDSALYTRLSLSKNKEEILQLAEKGQIVEKPKDLIKDPYVLEFLGLSEKPNYSESDLESGLIDKLEHFLLELGNGFTFVGRQQRITFEEKHFYIDLVFYNRILRCFVLIDLKIGELKHQDIGQMQMYVNYFDREKRLEGENKTIGIILCQDKSEALVQYTLPEDNEQIFASKYFTVLPSKQDFINILNSDNGKNS; this is encoded by the coding sequence ATGAAAGATTTACAAAATACACAACTTTTACAAAACATTTCTTCATTACTCGATAATGCAAGAAAAAAAGTTGCTGTAGCAGTAAATCAAACCATCGTACTTACCTATTACGAAATAGGAAGAATGATTGTAGAGGATGAACAAAATGGAGAAAATAGAGCAGAATACGGAAAAGCTGTTCTGAAAGACTTGTCTTTGCACCTTACTGAAAAATTTGGAAAAGGTTTCTCAGTAGAAAACCTTGATAGAATGCGGTTTTTCTATAAAACTTATTCTGAACAAATTTCGTCAACACTGTTGACGAATTCATCAAATATAATTCAACAGACAACTTCTGTTAATTTCAATCTTTCATGGTCTCACTATTTAAAATTAATGAGGATAAAAGATATTAATGAAAGGAAATTCTATGAAATTGAAAGCTATAAAAATAACTGGAGCTTAAGAGAATTACAAAGACAATACGATTCAGCTTTATATACAAGGCTTTCTTTAAGCAAAAATAAAGAAGAAATTCTCCAGCTTGCTGAAAAAGGCCAGATTGTAGAAAAGCCTAAAGATCTTATTAAAGATCCTTATGTATTGGAATTTTTAGGATTGTCTGAAAAACCAAATTACTCCGAAAGCGATCTGGAATCTGGATTGATCGACAAATTAGAACATTTCCTTTTAGAATTGGGAAATGGCTTTACCTTTGTCGGAAGACAGCAAAGAATTACTTTTGAAGAGAAACACTTTTATATTGATTTGGTATTCTATAACAGAATTTTGAGATGTTTTGTCTTAATTGATTTAAAAATTGGCGAGCTGAAACATCAGGATATCGGACAAATGCAGATGTACGTTAATTATTTTGATAGGGAAAAACGACTTGAAGGTGAAAATAAAACGATAGGAATTATTCTTTGTCAGGATAAAAGTGAAGCATTGGTTCAGTACACCTTGCCGGAAGATAACGAACAGATTTTCGCAAGTAAATATTTTACGGTATTGCCAAGTAAACAGGATTTTATCAACATTTTAAACTCAGACAATGGAAAAAATTCATAA
- the rnpA gene encoding ribonuclease P protein component → MTNFTYPRSEKLKKNTEISLLFEKGKWRSNGNLRIIMLKDKPSTPVERTKFAVSVSKKYFKRAVHRNRIKRLLRECYRLHKDLFYDSFGNKTMAMLFWASSEMPEKFRDVEEEFIKLCHSMKKGS, encoded by the coding sequence ATGACAAACTTTACCTATCCCAGATCCGAAAAACTCAAAAAAAACACCGAGATTTCTTTACTTTTTGAAAAAGGTAAATGGAGAAGCAATGGGAATCTTAGAATCATCATGCTGAAAGACAAGCCTTCTACTCCTGTCGAACGTACAAAGTTTGCTGTTTCGGTATCAAAGAAATACTTCAAGAGAGCTGTGCACAGAAACCGTATCAAAAGACTGCTTAGGGAATGTTACCGTCTTCATAAAGATCTTTTTTATGATAGTTTCGGGAATAAAACAATGGCCATGCTTTTCTGGGCATCTTCTGAAATGCCTGAGAAGTTTCGTGATGTTGAGGAGGAGTTTATTAAACTTTGCCACTCTATGAAAAAAGGTTCTTAG
- a CDS encoding LptE family protein gives MNFKIKNNTIGQPKFWLLLLCLSVMNSCYSFTGSSLKDEKTIQINEFPNNAPLVNPTLSQQFSTDIQNRFLQRTTLKGTKENPDILVEGEITDYSITPTTISSNTVTNQNTGGVIQESQNKLTITVKVHYENKLHPELSFDRTYSDEAVFNSNLSQSDIESSQVKIATDRIINKIFNDIVANW, from the coding sequence ATGAACTTTAAAATTAAAAATAATACAATCGGGCAGCCGAAATTTTGGCTTTTGCTGTTGTGTTTGTCGGTCATGAATTCGTGCTACAGTTTCACGGGTTCATCTCTTAAAGACGAAAAAACAATTCAGATTAATGAGTTCCCGAACAACGCACCTTTGGTAAATCCTACGCTTTCGCAGCAGTTCTCTACAGACATTCAGAACAGGTTTTTACAAAGAACAACTTTAAAAGGAACAAAAGAAAACCCGGATATTCTGGTGGAAGGTGAGATTACGGATTATTCCATTACACCTACAACCATAAGCTCTAATACCGTAACCAATCAAAATACGGGAGGAGTTATTCAGGAGTCTCAGAATAAGCTTACCATTACGGTGAAAGTACATTATGAAAACAAACTCCATCCTGAACTGAGCTTCGACAGGACATATTCTGATGAAGCGGTTTTTAATAGTAATTTATCGCAATCTGATATCGAAAGCTCTCAGGTGAAAATTGCGACCGACAGGATTATTAATAAGATATTTAACGACATTGTAGCGAACTGGTAA
- a CDS encoding TetR/AcrR family transcriptional regulator → MKKKFTEKQIHILDIAEELIAKKGYEGTSVRDICSKANINVAMISYYFGSKEKMMSYLYQYRVLKTRENFSEFADTIKEGRPEMQMKEIIKYIVAQLFKYNYFHGFVTQELRHTENLKDELMDFYQLFVKKLDEVIKKGVTSGVFTFTPKPEDILTTIIGSTLFVIRNRNFYELYVPNKNEETYSKEAEKKVRMNLLMSVFAILGYAAD, encoded by the coding sequence ATGAAGAAAAAATTTACAGAAAAACAAATACATATTTTAGACATCGCCGAAGAGCTTATTGCAAAGAAAGGTTATGAAGGCACCTCGGTAAGAGATATCTGTTCCAAAGCAAACATTAACGTTGCCATGATCTCTTACTATTTCGGGTCCAAAGAGAAAATGATGTCCTATCTATATCAGTACAGAGTGCTGAAGACAAGAGAAAATTTTTCCGAGTTTGCAGATACCATTAAAGAAGGAAGACCTGAAATGCAGATGAAGGAGATTATAAAATACATTGTCGCACAGTTATTTAAGTATAATTATTTTCACGGATTTGTTACTCAGGAACTTCGCCATACGGAAAACCTTAAAGATGAATTGATGGATTTCTACCAACTGTTTGTAAAAAAACTGGATGAAGTAATTAAAAAGGGTGTCACTTCAGGTGTGTTTACCTTTACACCAAAACCGGAAGATATTCTCACCACTATTATCGGATCCACTTTATTTGTAATACGGAACCGGAATTTTTATGAACTCTATGTTCCCAACAAAAATGAGGAAACCTATTCCAAAGAAGCAGAAAAAAAAGTAAGAATGAATCTCCTAATGAGTGTTTTTGCTATTTTAGGATACGCTGCAGACTAA